From the Chitinolyticbacter meiyuanensis genome, one window contains:
- the lspA gene encoding signal peptidase II — MPKRVFAFWRWIIASLLVIVLDQVSKHVIEALFVYGEQHAVIPGFFNLTLAYNPGAAFSFLADAGGWQRHFFTALALAVSAWIVYMLKKHHMETRLSLALSLIMGGAIGNVIDRLLFGHVIDFIQVYYRDWYYPAFNLADSAICIGAALMVWDSFKSGKQAAKQ, encoded by the coding sequence ATGCCTAAGCGGGTATTCGCCTTCTGGCGCTGGATCATCGCGTCGTTGCTGGTCATCGTGCTCGATCAGGTGAGCAAGCATGTGATCGAGGCACTGTTCGTCTATGGCGAACAACACGCGGTGATCCCGGGCTTCTTCAATCTCACGCTCGCCTACAATCCCGGCGCGGCATTCTCCTTCCTGGCGGATGCCGGCGGCTGGCAGCGCCACTTCTTCACGGCGCTGGCGCTGGCCGTCTCCGCCTGGATCGTGTACATGCTGAAAAAGCACCATATGGAAACCCGGCTGTCACTCGCGCTGTCCCTGATCATGGGCGGCGCCATCGGCAACGTGATCGACCGCCTGCTGTTCGGCCACGTGATCGACTTCATCCAGGTTTACTATCGCGATTGGTACTACCCCGCCTTCAACCTCGCCGATTCGGCCATCTGCATCGGTGCGGCACTGATGGTGTGGGACAGCTTCAAGAGCGGCAAACAGGCAGCCAAGCAATGA
- the ileS gene encoding isoleucine--tRNA ligase — MAEQNKYPVNLLDTPFPMRGDLAKREPGFLQQWQEQQLYRKLRTQATGRPKFVLHDGPPYANGDIHIGHAVNKILKDIIIKSKALAGFDAPYVPGWDCHGLPIEHQIEKLVKGDKDAIKNNPDIHARIVDYRKANGLDPKETVLPAAFTRELCREYAAKQIARQKADFIRLGVLGDWEHPYRTMDFKTEADIVRTLGKVHANGYMVKGQKPVHWCVDCGSSLAEAEVEYEDKVSPAIDVGFRLRDPAALAQAFGGVQLGDAPAYAIIWTTTPWTLPANQAVTVHPELMYDLIATDKGLLVLAHELAEAALKRYGLESGNAIAQTRGAALEGLLLQHPFVERTVPIILGDHVTTDAGTGLVHTAPAHGLEDYVVGLKYKLAINNPVADDGRFLASTPLFAGKTVWEANPLVLATLEERGALFANKKLEHSYPHCWRHKTPIIFRATTQWFIAMEHEVGGKTLRDVAKQAVDDTEFFPAWGRARLEAMIGNRPDWCISRQRNWGVPMAFFVHKETGELHPRSGELLEQVAQRIEQEGIEAWFKLDAAELLGDEAAHYQKLKDTLDVWFDSGSTHYAVLRQRDEFVWPADLYLEGSDQHRGWFQSSLLTGCATEGRAPYKQLLTHGFVVDGKGMKMSKSKGNVIAPQEVINKMGADMLRLWVASTDYSGELSISDEILKRTTDAYRRVRNTLRFLLANLSDFSPSQALPVDQLLTLDRYALVELARTQARVTALYDKYEFHLAVQELHAYCADELGAFYLDIIKDRLYTMGADSAGRRSAQTALWHITQALTRLLAPILSFTAHEVWDVLRGLDASLVENVQLSTWYPAPAIADAEALATQFALVREVRTQVQKDIEVLRADGQLGSSLQAEIALTIAGDALAALQALGDELKFVLITSQATVAAGETSTVVTPSQAAKCERCWHYRADVGSHADHPGLCARCHGNLFGQGEARRHA, encoded by the coding sequence ATGGCTGAACAGAACAAATACCCCGTCAACCTGCTCGACACCCCGTTCCCGATGCGGGGCGACCTTGCCAAGCGTGAGCCTGGCTTTCTGCAACAGTGGCAGGAACAGCAGCTCTACAGGAAATTGCGTACCCAGGCCACCGGCCGGCCCAAGTTCGTGCTGCATGATGGCCCGCCCTATGCCAACGGCGACATCCACATCGGCCATGCGGTCAACAAGATCCTCAAGGACATCATCATCAAGTCCAAGGCGCTGGCCGGCTTCGACGCCCCCTACGTGCCGGGCTGGGATTGCCATGGTCTGCCGATCGAGCACCAGATCGAAAAGTTGGTGAAGGGTGATAAGGACGCGATCAAGAACAACCCTGACATTCACGCCCGCATCGTCGACTACCGTAAGGCCAACGGGCTCGACCCCAAGGAAACGGTGCTACCGGCTGCCTTCACCCGTGAGCTGTGCCGTGAGTACGCCGCCAAGCAGATCGCGCGGCAGAAGGCGGACTTCATCCGCCTGGGGGTGCTGGGCGATTGGGAACACCCGTACCGCACCATGGATTTCAAGACCGAGGCCGACATCGTGCGCACGCTCGGCAAGGTGCACGCCAACGGCTACATGGTGAAGGGCCAGAAGCCGGTGCACTGGTGCGTCGATTGCGGTTCGTCGCTGGCCGAAGCCGAGGTGGAATACGAGGACAAGGTCTCGCCGGCCATCGACGTCGGCTTCCGCCTGCGCGACCCCGCCGCCCTTGCCCAGGCCTTTGGTGGCGTGCAGCTGGGCGACGCACCGGCCTACGCCATCATCTGGACCACCACGCCGTGGACGCTGCCAGCCAACCAGGCCGTTACCGTGCACCCAGAGCTGATGTACGACCTGATCGCCACCGACAAGGGCCTGCTGGTGCTGGCGCATGAGCTCGCCGAAGCGGCACTCAAGCGCTATGGCCTCGAATCGGGCAACGCGATCGCCCAGACCCGTGGCGCGGCGCTGGAAGGCCTGCTGCTGCAACACCCGTTTGTCGAGCGCACCGTGCCCATCATCCTGGGCGACCATGTCACCACCGATGCAGGTACCGGCCTGGTCCACACCGCGCCGGCGCACGGCCTGGAAGACTATGTGGTCGGCCTCAAGTACAAGCTCGCCATCAACAACCCGGTGGCCGACGATGGTCGCTTCCTCGCGTCGACGCCGCTGTTCGCCGGCAAGACGGTGTGGGAAGCCAACCCGTTGGTGCTGGCCACGCTGGAAGAGCGCGGTGCGCTGTTCGCCAACAAGAAGCTGGAGCACAGCTACCCGCACTGCTGGCGCCACAAGACCCCGATCATCTTCCGTGCCACCACCCAGTGGTTCATCGCGATGGAGCACGAGGTGGGCGGCAAGACGCTGCGCGACGTGGCCAAGCAAGCGGTGGACGACACCGAGTTCTTCCCGGCCTGGGGCCGCGCCCGGCTGGAAGCCATGATCGGCAACCGCCCGGACTGGTGTATCTCGCGCCAGCGCAACTGGGGCGTGCCGATGGCCTTCTTCGTGCACAAGGAAACGGGCGAATTGCACCCGCGCTCGGGCGAGCTGCTGGAGCAAGTGGCGCAGCGCATCGAGCAGGAAGGCATCGAAGCCTGGTTCAAGCTCGACGCCGCCGAGCTGCTGGGTGACGAGGCCGCGCACTACCAGAAGCTGAAGGACACGCTCGACGTCTGGTTCGACTCGGGCTCCACCCACTACGCCGTGCTGCGCCAGCGCGACGAGTTCGTCTGGCCGGCCGATCTTTACCTGGAAGGCTCCGACCAGCACCGTGGCTGGTTCCAGTCGTCCTTGCTCACCGGCTGCGCCACCGAAGGTCGCGCGCCATACAAGCAGCTGCTGACCCACGGCTTCGTTGTCGACGGCAAGGGCATGAAGATGTCCAAGTCCAAGGGCAATGTGATCGCGCCGCAGGAAGTGATCAACAAGATGGGCGCCGATATGCTGCGGCTGTGGGTAGCCAGCACCGATTACTCGGGCGAGCTGTCGATCTCGGACGAGATCCTCAAACGCACCACCGACGCCTACCGCCGCGTGCGCAACACGCTGCGCTTCCTCTTGGCCAACCTGTCTGACTTCAGCCCCAGCCAGGCGCTGCCGGTCGACCAGTTGCTGACGCTGGATCGCTATGCGCTGGTCGAGCTCGCCCGCACCCAGGCCCGCGTGACGGCGCTGTACGACAAGTATGAGTTCCATCTCGCAGTGCAGGAGCTACACGCCTACTGCGCGGACGAGCTCGGCGCCTTCTACCTCGACATCATCAAGGACCGCCTCTACACCATGGGCGCGGACAGCGCCGGTCGCCGCTCGGCACAGACCGCGTTGTGGCACATCACCCAGGCGCTGACCCGCCTGTTGGCGCCCATCCTGTCGTTCACCGCGCATGAGGTGTGGGATGTGCTGCGCGGCCTTGATGCCAGCCTCGTCGAGAACGTGCAGCTGAGCACCTGGTACCCGGCTCCGGCCATCGCTGATGCCGAGGCGCTTGCCACGCAGTTCGCGCTGGTGCGCGAGGTGCGCACGCAGGTACAGAAGGATATCGAGGTGCTGCGCGCCGACGGCCAGCTGGGCTCCAGCCTGCAGGCCGAGATCGCACTGACCATCGCTGGCGACGCGCTGGCCGCGCTGCAGGCGCTGGGTGATGAGCTCAAGTTCGTGCTGATCACCTCGCAGGCCACCGTGGCCGCCGGCGAGACCAGCACCGTGGTCACGCCATCGCAGGCAGCCAAGTGCGAACGCTGCTGGCATTACCGCGCCGATGTGGGCAGCCACGCCGACCATCCGGGCCTGTGCGCACGCTGCCATGGCAACCTGTTCGGCCAGGGCGAGGCACGTCGTCATGCCTAA
- a CDS encoding bifunctional riboflavin kinase/FAD synthetase, protein MRILRGVHHAALPPCALTIGNFDGLHLGHRAMLAELRGAAAVRGLATALITFEPHPRELFAPADAPTRLTSLREKIELLRSEGIDYLIIQPFNRRFAGIEALAFRDDVLARQLNVRYLLVGDDFRFGAKRAGDFALLQAATAFETHNLATVALDGARISSTAVRDALAAGDMDHAADLLGRPYSISGRVIGGDKLGRELGFPTANIQLRHNRPPMQGIFVVEAHGLERPFPGVASLGVRPTVKGADAAPVLEVHLFDFNRQIYREHLTVRFLAKLRDEAKFDGLPALIAQIGRDCDDARAWFQRREHGERISIPRP, encoded by the coding sequence ATGCGCATCCTTCGCGGCGTCCACCATGCCGCCCTGCCCCCCTGTGCCCTGACCATTGGCAACTTCGACGGCCTGCACCTTGGCCATCGCGCCATGCTGGCCGAGCTGCGTGGCGCCGCCGCAGTGCGTGGACTCGCCACCGCGCTGATCACGTTCGAGCCGCACCCGCGCGAGCTGTTCGCGCCAGCCGACGCGCCGACGCGGCTGACCAGCCTGCGCGAGAAGATCGAACTGCTGCGCAGCGAGGGCATCGACTACCTGATCATCCAGCCGTTCAACCGCCGCTTTGCCGGCATCGAGGCACTGGCCTTCCGCGACGACGTACTCGCGCGCCAGCTCAACGTACGCTACCTGCTGGTCGGCGACGATTTCCGCTTCGGCGCCAAGCGCGCTGGCGATTTCGCCCTGCTGCAGGCCGCCACGGCCTTCGAAACCCACAACCTTGCCACCGTCGCGCTCGACGGCGCCCGCATCTCGTCTACCGCCGTGCGTGATGCGCTGGCCGCAGGCGACATGGACCACGCGGCCGATCTGCTGGGTCGCCCGTATTCGATTTCCGGCCGGGTGATTGGGGGCGACAAGCTGGGGCGCGAGCTCGGCTTCCCCACCGCCAACATCCAGCTGCGGCACAACCGCCCGCCCATGCAGGGCATCTTCGTCGTCGAGGCGCACGGGCTCGAGCGCCCGTTTCCTGGCGTGGCAAGCCTTGGCGTGCGCCCCACGGTGAAGGGTGCCGATGCGGCACCGGTGCTGGAAGTACACCTGTTTGATTTCAACCGCCAGATCTACCGCGAGCACCTCACCGTGCGCTTTCTTGCCAAGCTGCGCGACGAAGCCAAGTTCGACGGCCTGCCCGCCTTGATCGCGCAGATCGGGCGGGACTGCGACGATGCCCGCGCCTGGTTCCAGCGCCGCGAGCACGGCGAACGAATTAGTATCCCCCGTCCGTGA
- the flgA gene encoding flagellar basal body P-ring formation chaperone FlgA translates to MLLARFLVAIGLAGLMAVAQAAPQDMRALQNAVADWLDAQLAPTPDASYQLGELDSRLRLDACQRFDLQLPQGQRLAGKLMVRVRCVEGARWAVNYPATISLVSTYYVASRPLSAGREVLADDLVAQKGDLATLPGSVIVNAGQAIGRVLNSAVAQGGVLRSEMLRPATAVRQNQRVRLVFRSGEMEVSNEGVALNTANVGEVVRVRVGNNQIVSGIAREGGLVEAGP, encoded by the coding sequence ATGCTTCTTGCCCGATTTCTCGTCGCCATTGGCCTTGCGGGGCTGATGGCTGTTGCCCAGGCTGCACCGCAGGACATGCGGGCGCTGCAGAACGCCGTGGCGGACTGGCTAGATGCCCAGCTCGCGCCCACGCCGGACGCCAGTTACCAGCTGGGTGAACTCGACAGCCGCCTGCGGTTGGATGCCTGCCAGCGCTTCGATTTGCAATTGCCGCAGGGCCAGCGCCTCGCCGGCAAGCTCATGGTCCGGGTGCGCTGCGTCGAAGGCGCGCGCTGGGCCGTCAACTATCCCGCCACTATCTCGCTGGTTTCCACCTACTACGTGGCTTCGCGGCCGCTATCCGCGGGCCGCGAGGTACTGGCGGACGATCTGGTCGCGCAGAAAGGCGATCTCGCCACCCTGCCGGGCAGCGTCATCGTCAATGCCGGCCAGGCGATCGGGCGCGTGCTCAATTCGGCCGTTGCCCAAGGCGGCGTGCTGCGCAGCGAGATGTTGCGCCCGGCCACTGCGGTGCGGCAGAACCAGCGGGTCCGGCTGGTGTTTCGCAGCGGCGAGATGGAAGTGAGCAACGAGGGCGTGGCGCTCAATACCGCCAATGTCGGCGAGGTGGTCCGGGTGCGGGTGGGCAACAACCAGATCGTCTCCGGCATCGCGCGGGAAGGCGGGCTGGTCGAGGCTGGCCCCTGA
- a CDS encoding DNA recombination protein RmuC gives MLELLFGLTTLIVLLAGVIVTVRLQQLSRTQQEVLVTLEESLETRHREMLNDLHAGLSRQTELIQGGLAQHGTLLQEVVARSGERLRDSVGESFERLRGAVGGELKDTREAQTRLQASLTDALATLRLSLTSSLSEGREQSQKQLADIASELQQKQDSLREDVLLKLSTMLAEQSKREMEQLQAALAQTTEKLTLTVGELTKTADGRLAEISGKVTERLDEGFKKTNETFANVMARLATIDEAQKKIDGLTTNVVSLQELLGDKRSRGAFGEVQLEHLVRNVLPAQTYELQATLSNGTRADCLLRLPEPTGTVAVDAKFPLENYHRMYEPGVDRTFIARLFKADIKKHIDDIAGKYIIPGETADGAVMFVPAEAVFAEIHAYQPELVQYAMAKRVWIVSPTTLMAVLNTARAVIKDVETRKQVHIIKDALGRLSQEFGRFDDRMKKLAAHIRQAHDDVQSVAITSEKISRRFTEIEQVKLEGESNEAGTLVQ, from the coding sequence ATGCTTGAATTGCTGTTTGGCCTCACCACCCTCATCGTCCTGCTCGCGGGCGTGATCGTCACCGTGCGCTTGCAGCAGTTGTCCCGCACCCAGCAGGAAGTGCTGGTCACGCTGGAGGAAAGCCTGGAGACGCGGCATCGCGAGATGCTGAACGACCTGCATGCCGGCTTGAGCCGCCAGACCGAGCTGATTCAGGGGGGGCTGGCCCAGCACGGCACGCTGTTGCAGGAGGTGGTGGCGCGCTCGGGTGAGCGCCTGCGTGATAGCGTCGGCGAAAGCTTCGAGCGCCTGCGTGGCGCGGTCGGTGGCGAGCTCAAGGACACCCGTGAGGCACAGACCCGGCTGCAGGCCTCGCTGACTGATGCGCTGGCCACACTGCGGTTGTCGCTGACCAGCAGCCTGTCGGAAGGGCGGGAGCAATCGCAGAAGCAGCTCGCCGATATCGCCAGCGAATTGCAGCAAAAGCAGGACAGCCTGCGCGAGGACGTGCTGCTCAAGCTCTCGACCATGCTGGCCGAGCAATCGAAGCGCGAGATGGAGCAGCTGCAGGCCGCGCTGGCGCAGACCACCGAGAAGCTCACGCTCACCGTGGGCGAGCTGACCAAGACGGCGGACGGGCGCCTCGCGGAAATTTCCGGCAAGGTGACGGAGCGGCTGGACGAGGGCTTCAAGAAGACCAACGAGACCTTTGCCAATGTGATGGCGCGGCTGGCGACCATCGACGAGGCACAGAAGAAGATCGACGGTTTGACCACCAACGTGGTCAGCCTGCAGGAGCTGCTGGGCGACAAGCGCTCGCGCGGCGCCTTTGGCGAGGTGCAGCTGGAGCATCTGGTGCGCAATGTGCTGCCGGCCCAGACCTACGAGCTGCAGGCCACGCTCTCGAACGGCACCCGGGCCGACTGCCTGCTGCGTCTGCCCGAGCCGACCGGCACCGTGGCGGTCGATGCCAAGTTTCCGCTGGAGAACTACCACCGCATGTACGAACCGGGCGTGGACCGCACCTTTATCGCCCGGCTGTTCAAAGCGGACATCAAGAAGCACATCGACGACATCGCCGGCAAGTACATCATCCCCGGTGAAACGGCGGACGGCGCTGTGATGTTCGTACCGGCCGAAGCAGTGTTCGCCGAGATCCACGCCTACCAGCCGGAACTGGTGCAGTACGCGATGGCCAAACGGGTGTGGATCGTCTCGCCCACTACGCTGATGGCTGTGCTCAATACCGCCCGCGCGGTGATCAAGGATGTGGAGACGCGCAAGCAGGTCCACATCATCAAGGATGCGCTGGGTCGCCTGAGCCAGGAATTCGGCCGCTTCGACGACCGGATGAAAAAGCTTGCCGCCCACATCCGCCAGGCCCATGACGACGTGCAAAGCGTCGCCATCACCAGCGAGAAGATCTCGCGCCGCTTTACCGAGATTGAGCAGGTGAAGCTGGAAGGCGAGAGCAACGAAGCGGGAACGTTGGTGCAGTAA
- a CDS encoding ArsR/SmtB family transcription factor, translated as MSTLADGKTDLACRTDEANGAMAVLLQDLDSGLFKALSEPTRQRIVSILLQHGRLNVLQIKEFCPQDRSVISRHLKFLRESGVVIHMQEGRYAYYELNGFGIIVTLRRILEQMQVLMASLHPNAWAEFEAKRSR; from the coding sequence ATGAGCACACTCGCAGACGGCAAGACAGACCTCGCCTGTCGAACCGACGAGGCCAATGGGGCAATGGCAGTGCTGCTCCAGGATCTCGATTCGGGGCTGTTCAAAGCCTTGTCTGAACCTACACGCCAGCGCATCGTGTCCATCCTGCTGCAGCATGGCCGGCTGAACGTATTGCAGATCAAGGAATTCTGCCCGCAGGATCGGTCGGTGATCTCCCGCCACCTCAAGTTCCTGCGCGAATCCGGCGTGGTGATTCATATGCAGGAAGGGCGCTATGCCTATTACGAGCTGAACGGCTTTGGCATCATCGTCACGCTGCGGCGCATTCTGGAACAGATGCAGGTACTGATGGCCTCGCTTCATCCCAATGCATGGGCCGAATTCGAAGCCAAGCGATCCCGATAA
- a CDS encoding AGE family epimerase/isomerase, with amino-acid sequence MNPNFRSRDFLLDHIRHTMAFYDPRAVDPAGGFYHFYKDDGTVYDTETRHLVSSTRFVFNYAMAYKAFGAPEYQQRVRHGLAFLRDIHRNPATGGYAWLVKGNDVLDATNHCYGLAFVMLAYACGLKAGIEEARGWIAETYDLMEQRFWLPEHGVYASEALPDWTLTDYRGQNDNMHGCEAMLAAFEATGEARYLDRARQLADHFTRRQAALTTGQVWEHFRTDWQPDLEYNKGDKTNIFRPWGFQTGHQTEWAKLLLILDRHDPAPWHLARARELFDVAMQYGWDARHGGLIYGYDLAGAPYDEDKYFWVQAESFAAAALLAHASGEDQYWQWYERIWAYSWQHFVDHQHGAWYRILAPDNSKVTDEKSPAGKTDYHTMGACYEALNVL; translated from the coding sequence ATGAACCCGAACTTCCGTAGCCGCGATTTCCTGCTCGACCACATCCGCCACACCATGGCGTTCTACGATCCGCGCGCCGTCGATCCGGCCGGCGGTTTCTACCATTTCTACAAGGACGACGGCACCGTCTACGACACTGAGACGCGCCACCTCGTTTCGTCCACCCGCTTCGTCTTCAACTACGCGATGGCCTACAAGGCCTTCGGCGCACCCGAGTATCAGCAACGGGTGCGCCACGGCCTGGCCTTCCTGCGCGACATACACCGCAATCCGGCCACCGGTGGCTACGCCTGGCTGGTCAAGGGCAATGACGTGCTCGATGCCACCAACCACTGCTATGGCCTCGCCTTCGTGATGCTGGCCTACGCCTGCGGGCTGAAAGCCGGCATCGAAGAAGCGCGCGGCTGGATCGCCGAAACCTATGACTTGATGGAGCAGCGCTTCTGGCTGCCCGAACACGGCGTGTACGCCAGCGAGGCCCTGCCGGACTGGACACTGACCGATTACCGCGGCCAGAACGACAACATGCATGGCTGCGAAGCCATGCTGGCCGCCTTCGAAGCCACCGGCGAAGCACGCTACCTTGATCGCGCCCGGCAGCTGGCGGACCACTTCACCCGGCGCCAGGCCGCGCTGACCACAGGCCAAGTGTGGGAGCACTTCCGCACCGACTGGCAGCCTGACCTCGAGTACAACAAGGGTGACAAGACCAATATCTTCCGCCCTTGGGGCTTCCAGACCGGCCACCAGACCGAATGGGCCAAGCTGCTGCTAATCCTTGATCGGCACGATCCGGCACCGTGGCACCTGGCGCGCGCGCGCGAATTGTTCGATGTGGCAATGCAGTACGGCTGGGACGCGCGCCATGGCGGACTGATCTACGGCTACGACCTTGCTGGCGCGCCGTACGATGAGGACAAGTATTTCTGGGTCCAGGCCGAATCCTTCGCCGCTGCTGCCCTGCTCGCCCATGCCAGCGGTGAAGATCAATACTGGCAATGGTATGAGCGGATCTGGGCATACAGCTGGCAGCATTTCGTCGATCACCAGCATGGCGCCTGGTACCGCATCCTCGCGCCCGACAACAGCAAGGTCACTGACGAGAAGTCACCAGCGGGCAAGACCGATTACCACACGATGGGTGCCTGCTACGAGGCATTGAACGTTTTGTAA